A single region of the Bacteroidales bacterium genome encodes:
- a CDS encoding NAD(P)-dependent oxidoreductase — protein MKLLITGATGFIGQHLFEDIFFTKNNIEVRILSRNINPVLRFSQKVEIYKGDLSEISTIDNAFSGVDILINLAAEIKDKVKFESTNILGTKNIISLVKKHKIQKIIHLSSVGVVGAQYSQIPIEVAENT, from the coding sequence ATGAAATTATTAATAACCGGTGCTACTGGTTTTATTGGTCAGCATTTATTCGAAGATATTTTTTTTACAAAAAATAATATCGAAGTAAGAATATTATCAAGAAATATTAATCCGGTTTTGAGATTTTCGCAGAAAGTAGAAATATATAAAGGTGATTTATCTGAAATTTCAACTATTGATAATGCATTTTCTGGAGTTGATATTTTAATTAATCTTGCCGCAGAAATTAAAGATAAAGTGAAATTTGAATCAACGAATATTCTTGGAACAAAGAATATAATATCACTTGTGAAAAAACATAAGATACAAAAAATAATACATCTGAGCAGCGTTGGAGTTGTTGGCGCACAGTACAGTCAGATTCCTATAGAAGTTGCAGAAAATACGGA
- a CDS encoding glycosyltransferase family 2 protein, protein MEEVETVDLSIVIVSYNVKDYLIKCLDSIYKYISNSINFEIIVVDNNSKDTSPDIIEEKFNKTILIKNNYNAGFPAANNQAFKIAKGNFILMLNPDTELFDDSVNKLFLYIKSNTDISIIGPKILNTDGSLQQSMWRFPTIKHIFAESFYLKNLIKDKYYKDINQIIDVNSLSGAVLMFRKELFNIIGMLDENLFWIEDVDFCYRTRQSNHRVVYYPEAQILHHIGQSAKKNYNVSIYNQIFNKINFFKKHNSTFQYFIVWVISFIHVFYKIILFFLIALFKNIYYKKAKAYLFTFKFFLRIIYRFV, encoded by the coding sequence ATGGAAGAAGTTGAAACTGTTGATTTATCAATAGTAATTGTAAGTTATAATGTAAAAGATTATTTAATTAAATGTCTTGATTCTATTTATAAATATATAAGTAATTCCATTAACTTTGAGATAATAGTTGTTGACAATAATTCAAAAGACACTAGCCCTGATATTATTGAAGAAAAATTTAATAAGACAATATTGATAAAAAATAATTATAATGCGGGATTTCCTGCCGCAAATAATCAGGCATTTAAAATTGCAAAAGGAAATTTTATTTTAATGCTTAATCCCGATACTGAATTATTTGATGATTCGGTAAATAAATTATTTTTATATATAAAAAGTAACACGGACATTTCAATTATTGGTCCTAAAATTCTTAATACAGATGGTTCTCTTCAGCAGTCAATGTGGAGGTTCCCTACTATCAAACACATATTCGCCGAAAGTTTTTACCTGAAAAATTTAATTAAAGATAAATATTATAAAGATATTAATCAAATCATAGATGTTAATTCATTATCCGGCGCTGTATTAATGTTCAGAAAAGAATTATTTAATATAATTGGAATGTTAGATGAAAATTTATTCTGGATTGAAGATGTTGATTTTTGTTATAGAACAAGGCAAAGTAATCACAGGGTAGTGTATTATCCCGAAGCACAAATTCTGCATCACATTGGACAAAGTGCAAAAAAAAATTACAATGTTTCAATATATAACCAGATTTTTAATAAAATAAATTTTTTTAAAAAGCATAATTCTACGTTTCAATATTTTATTGTTTGGGTTATTAGTTTTATTCATGTTTTTTATAAAATCATTTTATTCTTTCTGATAGCATTATTTAAAAATATTTATTATAAAAAAGCAAAAGCATATTTGTTTACTTTTAAGTTTTTTTTAAGAATAATTTATAGATTTGTTTAA
- a CDS encoding oligosaccharide flippase family protein — protein sequence MHNGILKSEFAKNISKLVAGAAIAQAIPFFVAPVLTRIYSPSDFGFFSIFMSIAAGITVICTARYDLAIVLPKNNDDAQKLIALSFFICLFVSFFSFILITIIMFFENIPIYFFLVPLFVFTIGFNQIFMYWNNRIKQYKQISSNRINNAIYGNASMLGLGFLKTGIIGLIIGTYIGVIISTFVFVRKDLKQLFKNIRAFKYSEIKKIAIHYKDMPKTNIIQAVIDMYQLNGLVYLIPFFFSSTILGLYSFGMRILQAPVSLIGSSIAQVFYQNASEKYNNNENIYSLVKGTVKKAAIIALPLPILLLFAGEDLFAFVFSEKWRVAGLYAKILSPWIYFDFIRMTISQTPIILNKQKQLASISVFGSLIITLSVLYAGIIEKNIIIGFYSISILFSLLNIFIIYWICIITKRNLKTKN from the coding sequence ATGCATAATGGAATTTTAAAGTCAGAATTTGCAAAGAATATTTCAAAATTAGTTGCAGGTGCGGCGATTGCTCAGGCAATTCCATTTTTTGTTGCTCCTGTTCTTACAAGAATTTATTCTCCTTCCGATTTTGGTTTTTTTTCAATTTTTATGTCAATTGCTGCGGGAATAACTGTGATTTGTACTGCTCGCTACGACCTTGCGATTGTTCTTCCCAAAAACAATGATGATGCTCAAAAACTAATAGCTCTGAGTTTTTTTATTTGTTTATTCGTTTCTTTTTTTTCTTTTATATTAATAACTATAATAATGTTTTTTGAAAATATACCTATTTATTTTTTTCTTGTTCCTTTATTCGTATTCACAATAGGATTTAACCAAATATTTATGTATTGGAACAACAGGATTAAACAATACAAGCAAATATCATCCAATAGAATAAATAATGCAATATATGGAAACGCGTCTATGCTGGGACTTGGCTTTTTAAAAACCGGCATTATAGGATTAATTATCGGCACTTATATAGGTGTAATTATTTCAACATTTGTATTTGTAAGAAAGGACTTAAAACAATTATTTAAGAATATAAGAGCATTTAAATATTCAGAAATAAAAAAAATTGCCATACATTATAAAGATATGCCTAAAACAAATATAATACAAGCTGTAATTGACATGTACCAGTTAAACGGATTAGTATATTTAATTCCATTTTTTTTTAGTTCAACAATTCTCGGATTATATTCATTTGGAATGAGAATTTTACAGGCGCCTGTAAGCCTTATTGGTTCATCGATAGCTCAGGTATTTTATCAGAATGCCTCAGAAAAATATAATAATAATGAAAATATTTATTCTCTTGTAAAAGGAACAGTTAAAAAAGCAGCTATAATTGCATTGCCTTTGCCAATATTGCTTTTGTTTGCGGGTGAAGATTTATTTGCTTTTGTGTTTAGCGAAAAATGGCGTGTGGCTGGATTGTATGCGAAAATTTTATCCCCGTGGATTTATTTTGACTTTATTAGAATGACGATTTCTCAAACTCCCATAATATTAAATAAACAAAAACAACTTGCTTCTATATCTGTTTTCGGGAGTTTAATTATTACGCTATCTGTCTTGTATGCCGGAATAATTGAAAAAAACATAATAATTGGTTTTTATTCAATTTCAATTTTATTTTCTTTGCTCAATATTTTTATTATATACTGGATTTGCATAATTACTAAACGAAATTTAAAAACAAAAAATTAG
- the gmhA gene encoding D-sedoheptulose 7-phosphate isomerase, whose amino-acid sequence MTNIIVTIKEIINKSVELKQKLLNDEKTVANIEKIAESITQCYKNGGKVLLCGNGGSAADAQHLAAELSGRFYLDRKPLDAEALHTNTSYLTAVANDYSFNEIFSRLVKAKGNKGDVLIGISTSGNSINIINALDFAKQQGMITVGFTGLNGGKMKRYCDFLIDVPSSDTPRIQEIHILIGHIICEIVEKQMFEKNK is encoded by the coding sequence ATGACAAATATTATAGTAACAATCAAAGAAATAATAAACAAATCCGTTGAGCTAAAGCAAAAGCTGCTCAATGATGAAAAAACAGTTGCCAACATTGAGAAAATTGCAGAATCAATAACTCAATGTTATAAAAACGGAGGCAAGGTTCTTCTTTGCGGAAATGGCGGAAGTGCTGCCGACGCACAACATCTCGCTGCCGAATTATCAGGCAGGTTTTATTTAGACCGCAAACCACTTGATGCAGAAGCATTACATACAAATACTTCTTATCTCACTGCAGTTGCAAATGATTATTCTTTTAATGAAATTTTTTCACGTTTAGTTAAAGCTAAGGGAAATAAAGGTGATGTTTTAATTGGTATTTCCACCTCAGGAAATTCAATAAATATTATTAATGCTTTGGACTTTGCAAAACAACAGGGAATGATAACTGTCGGTTTTACGGGATTAAACGGAGGAAAGATGAAAAGATACTGTGATTTTTTAATTGATGTTCCTTCAAGCGATACACCAAGAATACAGGAAATTCACATTTTAATCGGACACATAATTTGTGAGATAGTGGAAAAACAAATGTTCGAGAAAAATAAATAA
- a CDS encoding nucleotidyltransferase family protein encodes MDAIILAGGFGTRLQKVVCNVPKPMAPINSKPFLDYLLDYLIHYKIKNVILSVGYKHEIIKKHFEKKYKNIDIKYATEKKALGTGGGITFAMKYSKTNEVLILNGDSFFNINLKDFFSFHKKNKAELSIALKSIKNVSRYGIVNIDKQNRILSFSEKETKAKSGFVNGGIYLMNKKKFKNTGLSGKFSFEKDYIEKSCSKRKIYGFVSRNYFLDIGIPEDYEKAQTEFKKLKY; translated from the coding sequence ATGGACGCAATAATTCTGGCAGGTGGTTTCGGAACACGACTTCAGAAAGTTGTTTGTAACGTGCCTAAACCAATGGCTCCGATTAATTCAAAACCATTTCTTGATTACCTTCTTGATTATCTAATTCATTATAAAATAAAAAATGTAATTCTTTCAGTTGGTTATAAACATGAAATAATAAAAAAGCATTTCGAAAAAAAATACAAAAACATTGATATCAAATATGCAACAGAAAAGAAAGCACTCGGAACAGGCGGCGGAATTACGTTTGCAATGAAATACTCAAAAACCAATGAAGTTCTTATTTTAAACGGCGATTCATTTTTCAACATTAATCTTAAGGATTTTTTTTCGTTTCATAAAAAAAACAAAGCCGAACTTTCTATTGCTCTTAAATCTATTAAAAATGTCTCGCGTTACGGAATAGTCAACATTGACAAACAAAACCGAATACTTAGCTTTTCCGAAAAAGAAACAAAAGCAAAATCTGGATTTGTTAACGGAGGCATTTATTTAATGAATAAAAAAAAATTTAAAAATACCGGTTTATCCGGAAAATTTTCTTTTGAAAAAGATTATATCGAAAAATCTTGCAGCAAAAGAAAAATATACGGTTTTGTTTCCCGAAATTATTTTTTAGATATTGGAATACCCGAAGATTATGAAAAAGCTCAAACTGAGTTTAAAAAACTTAAATATTGA
- a CDS encoding HAD-IIIA family hydrolase, producing the protein MKKLKLSLKNLNIDKSWTLFLDRDGVINKLIPNDYVKSWNEFEFIDGSIDAIKTFSEIFGKIIIVTNQQGVGKGIMSENTLNDIHSKMLNEIEKQNGRIDKIYFCTSVAEENNFCRKPNIGMALKAKKEFPEINFKKSIIAGDSISDMRFGFKSGMLKVLLSDSIDICRIYPQFVDFCFKNLLNFSENLKK; encoded by the coding sequence ATGAAAAAGCTCAAACTGAGTTTAAAAAACTTAAATATTGATAAGTCATGGACTCTTTTTCTCGACAGAGATGGAGTAATAAATAAGCTTATTCCAAATGACTATGTTAAAAGTTGGAATGAATTTGAATTTATTGATGGCAGCATTGATGCAATAAAAACTTTTTCTGAAATATTCGGAAAAATAATTATTGTTACAAATCAGCAGGGAGTTGGTAAAGGTATAATGAGCGAAAATACACTGAACGATATCCATTCAAAAATGCTCAATGAAATTGAAAAACAAAATGGAAGAATTGACAAAATATATTTTTGCACCTCTGTTGCCGAAGAAAATAATTTTTGCCGTAAACCCAATATTGGAATGGCTTTAAAAGCGAAGAAAGAATTTCCGGAAATAAATTTCAAGAAATCAATCATTGCAGGCGATTCGATTTCCGATATGAGATTTGGTTTTAAATCAGGAATGCTCAAAGTTTTATTATCAGATAGCATTGACATTTGCAGAATATATCCTCAATTTGTGGATTTTTGCTTTAAAAACCTTTTAAATTTTTCAGAAAACTTAAAAAAATAA
- a CDS encoding methyltransferase domain-containing protein: MRRSNSLPRNKITDRVNILRNYIRGKTVLHIGCTDSPETKEKIENHSLLHYDLVEVAKNVSGIDIDEESIKIMRNNGIDDVYCEDIYKLNENKFINENKFDYIIFSEVIEHLPNAGLALEILHKFIANTNKETILIITAPNIHNFFFRIIEMLKNKESVHPDHYCYYSYSTLSKLLRDSGFAIIDSKYVLYRKKSIIYKPFLGIMNLFTSSFMPYILFKCKIKQTKI, translated from the coding sequence ATGAGAAGAAGTAACAGCCTACCCAGAAATAAAATAACTGATAGAGTTAATATACTTCGAAATTATATTCGGGGAAAAACAGTTTTACATATTGGTTGTACAGATTCGCCTGAAACAAAAGAGAAAATAGAGAATCATTCGCTATTACATTATGATTTAGTAGAGGTCGCTAAAAATGTTTCTGGTATTGATATAGATGAAGAATCAATAAAAATAATGAGAAATAACGGAATTGATGATGTTTATTGTGAGGATATTTACAAGTTAAATGAAAATAAATTTATTAATGAGAATAAATTTGATTATATTATATTTTCTGAGGTTATTGAACATTTGCCAAATGCTGGGTTAGCATTAGAAATATTACATAAATTCATTGCAAACACCAATAAAGAAACAATTCTAATTATTACAGCACCCAATATTCATAATTTCTTTTTTAGAATTATTGAAATGCTGAAAAATAAAGAAAGCGTTCATCCCGACCATTATTGTTATTACAGCTACAGCACACTTTCAAAATTACTTAGGGATAGTGGTTTTGCAATTATAGATTCCAAGTATGTTCTTTATCGCAAAAAAAGTATTATTTATAAACCATTTCTTGGGATTATGAATCTTTTTACAAGCTCATTTATGCCGTATATTCTTTTTAAATGCAAAATCAAACAAACTAAAATTTAA
- a CDS encoding glycosyltransferase, whose translation MKISVAIPTYKRINDLKECLDSILIQTILPVEVIVVDNENSPTTEDAINLEIKKFESKGIKLKYIANTIENSLTVARNLGVKNTTGDIVSFLDDDMVLYPEYYQEITRVFAMYPDALGVAGYPVIEFKQYEKAALLLINIISRLFYQNYYSNNKFKLNPSLNPSMLLPGVKYKKNIFANCQWISGASTIKKEVFNEFTYDEILKKYSWGDDHEFGYRIYKKYPNSLFFNLNAKYIHKVTQTGRASNKVSTYGIEVYHLYLFYKIMDNTIKNKIIYAWSRIGKILFKIIFLFYFGKRYRYRRTNFIDIIYIIKAYFYCFKHLEKIKKGDLEFINKQIMKQ comes from the coding sequence ATGAAAATTTCTGTTGCTATTCCCACATATAAAAGAATCAATGATTTAAAAGAATGTTTAGATTCAATTCTAATACAAACAATATTACCTGTGGAGGTTATTGTTGTTGATAACGAAAATAGTCCGACAACAGAAGATGCAATAAATTTGGAAATTAAAAAGTTTGAATCAAAAGGTATAAAATTAAAATATATAGCTAATACAATTGAGAACAGTTTAACTGTTGCAAGAAATTTAGGAGTTAAAAATACCACTGGTGATATTGTATCATTTTTAGATGATGATATGGTCTTATACCCTGAATATTATCAGGAAATAACAAGGGTTTTTGCAATGTATCCGGACGCGCTCGGCGTTGCAGGATATCCTGTAATAGAATTTAAACAATATGAAAAAGCCGCACTTTTATTGATAAATATTATTTCCCGGTTATTTTACCAAAATTATTATTCAAATAACAAATTTAAACTAAATCCTTCACTTAATCCTTCAATGTTGCTACCAGGAGTCAAATATAAAAAAAATATTTTCGCAAACTGTCAATGGATATCGGGTGCATCAACAATTAAAAAAGAAGTTTTTAATGAATTTACTTACGACGAGATTTTAAAAAAATATTCATGGGGCGATGACCATGAATTTGGATATAGAATTTATAAAAAGTATCCGAATTCTTTATTTTTTAATTTGAATGCTAAATATATTCATAAAGTTACTCAAACTGGAAGGGCATCAAATAAAGTCAGTACTTACGGTATAGAAGTTTATCATTTATACCTTTTTTATAAAATAATGGATAATACAATAAAAAATAAAATAATATATGCTTGGAGCCGAATAGGTAAAATATTATTTAAAATAATATTTTTATTTTATTTTGGTAAAAGATATAGATATAGAAGAACTAATTTTATTGACATCATATACATCATTAAAGCATATTTTTATTGCTTTAAACATCTTGAGAAAATAAAAAAGGGAGATTTGGAATTTATTAACAAACAAATTATGAAACAATAA
- a CDS encoding radical SAM protein: MMKDVLLIRPRLEIVDYGSVSPPLSLGYLAAALIKNNISVVIIDQVAHKYTQKDLLQKITELSPKIIGFGAYTPEILSVYDDVNAIKNKFPDIKIILGGPHPSALPQLTMQENKNIDFIVAGEGEITIVELAKAIINKQNSYDAINGIYYRNGNEIIHTSPRELIKNIDEISFPEYDLLDMNMYTYFQKEFSGLRSMNMFTSRGCPFLCTYCSHAVFSRLVRYRSIDNIMDEISILYNKYEVRSISFVDDCFTLKKSRVIEICDQIIKNNFKIKWSCLSNITTIDEPLLNKMKEAGCYKISFGVESGNQQLLDNVRKNQNLNQSKNIIKLTKKTGIQTLAFFMIGLPGETKATVKQSKKLAKNINPDFISISILCPLPGSDIYAEHNDILPKNWANYQLTAFDKLPAATVSNLSVVELQKELKRFYRNFYLSPQYILSSLRKVKNPKDIFFYIKKALKVGKYWI; the protein is encoded by the coding sequence ATGATGAAAGATGTTTTGTTAATCAGACCAAGGTTGGAGATTGTTGACTATGGCAGTGTGTCTCCGCCATTAAGTCTGGGATATTTGGCAGCAGCTTTAATAAAAAATAATATTTCTGTTGTAATAATTGACCAGGTAGCTCATAAATATACACAAAAAGACCTTCTGCAAAAAATCACCGAACTGTCACCAAAGATTATCGGGTTTGGAGCTTATACTCCCGAAATACTTTCAGTTTATGATGACGTTAATGCAATTAAAAATAAATTTCCTGATATTAAAATAATACTTGGCGGACCTCATCCTTCTGCTTTACCACAATTAACAATGCAGGAAAATAAGAATATCGACTTTATTGTTGCCGGTGAAGGAGAAATTACAATTGTTGAGCTTGCCAAAGCAATCATTAATAAACAAAATAGCTATGATGCAATAAATGGAATTTATTACAGAAATGGAAATGAAATAATTCACACATCTCCAAGAGAATTAATTAAAAATATTGACGAGATAAGCTTTCCTGAATATGACTTGCTTGATATGAATATGTACACATATTTTCAGAAGGAATTCAGTGGTTTGCGTTCAATGAATATGTTTACTTCCCGCGGTTGTCCTTTTCTTTGCACCTATTGCTCTCATGCTGTATTTAGCAGGTTAGTGAGGTATAGAAGTATAGATAATATAATGGATGAGATTTCAATATTATATAATAAATACGAAGTAAGGTCAATTTCTTTTGTGGATGATTGTTTTACACTTAAAAAAAGCAGAGTTATTGAAATATGCGACCAGATTATTAAAAATAATTTTAAAATAAAATGGTCGTGTTTATCTAATATAACAACCATAGATGAACCTTTGTTGAATAAAATGAAAGAGGCGGGTTGTTATAAAATTTCTTTCGGGGTAGAATCAGGCAACCAACAGTTACTTGATAACGTTCGTAAAAATCAAAATCTTAATCAGAGCAAAAATATTATTAAACTTACAAAAAAAACAGGTATTCAAACATTGGCTTTTTTCATGATTGGACTACCCGGTGAAACTAAAGCAACCGTAAAACAATCTAAGAAACTTGCAAAAAATATCAATCCCGATTTTATTTCAATTTCCATATTATGTCCATTACCCGGTTCTGATATTTATGCTGAGCACAATGATATTTTGCCTAAAAACTGGGCGAACTATCAGTTAACTGCTTTTGATAAATTGCCTGCTGCAACAGTTTCGAATTTATCCGTAGTTGAATTACAAAAAGAACTTAAACGTTTTTATAGAAACTTTTATCTTAGCCCTCAATATATTTTATCAAGTTTAAGAAAGGTTAAGAATCCTAAAGATATTTTCTTTTATATTAAAAAAGCTTTGAAAGTTGGTAAATATTGGATTTAA